From the genome of Nicotiana sylvestris chromosome 2, ASM39365v2, whole genome shotgun sequence, one region includes:
- the LOC104220282 gene encoding protein POLARALIZATION DURING ASYMMETRIC DIVISION AND REDISTRIBUTION-like — protein MGSDDYCSISIITARACTEIRKRRSAETTCTRSFSTCISPRWILSRWFETKKVKEQQLQYVSRKKEKKINRKKKDYLTRLERESSSPSTALEGGDKKADSLNLGIGFGLIYLFNATKNELNKIVEIRREMEILLHNSKVEFQNQGRIRRNLSDSRAKISHHDSDYVEQFAYSTDIEEESEITCSHDHTAFNCKSMKGNERNLEMNQLEAELEVELERLQFHSDSEVMLKYPTQQNAEIMDSSEGSISTSFTEVYNPNACVTIESCGVPAEELNRKLHELLQTRQEERIKELESALESAMQKLEEKEKEICWWRDTAKVISQQVPSRRSLATID, from the exons ATGGGAAGTGACGATTATTGTAGCATCTCCATAATCACAGCAAGGGCTTGTACAGAAATTAGGAAAAGAAGATCTGCAGAAACAACGTGTACCAGGAGCTTTAGTACTTGTATATCGCCAAGGTGGATTTTGTCGAGGTGGTTTGAGACAAAAAAAGTGAAGGAGCAACAGCTTCAGTATGTTAGCagaaaaaaggagaagaagattAATAGGAAGAAGAAGGATtatcttacaagattagaaagggaGTCCTCATCGCCTTCTACGGCACTGGAAG GAGGAGACAAGAAAGCAGACTCTTTGAACCTAGGCATTGGATTTGGTCTAATTTATCTGTTTAATGCTACCAAAAATGAGCTCAACAAAATAGTTGAGATTCGTAGAGAAATGGAAATCCTGCTTCATAATTCCAAGGTGGAATTCCAAAACCAAGGAAGAATCAGAAGAAATCTTTCTGATTCAAGAGCCAAAATCTCACACCACGATTCAGATTATGTTGAACAATTCGCATACTCTACTGATATAGAAGAAGAATCAGAAATCACTTGCAGCCATGATCACACAGCTTTCAACTGCAAATCAATGAAAGGAAATGAGAGGAATTTGGAAATGAACCAGCTTGAAGCAGAGCTCGAAGTCGAATTAGAACGTTTGCAATTCCATTCAGATTCAGAAGTCATGTTGAAATATCCAACACAACAGAATGCTGAG ATTATGGATAGCTCAGAAGGAAGCATTAGCACAAGCTTTACAGAAGTATACAACCCTAATGCCTGTGTAACAATTGAAAGCTGTGGAGTTCCAGCAGAAGAATTAAACAGGAAACTGCATGAGCTTCTGCAGACAAGGCAAGAAGAAAGGATCAAAGAACTGGAATCAGCTTTAGAATCCGCCATGCAAAAgcttgaagaaaaagaaaaagagatctGTTGGTGGAGAGATACTGCTAAGGTCATCTCTCAACAAGTTCCTAGTCGTCGATCACTTGCTACAATAGATTAA